One genomic window of Arthrobacter sp. KBS0703 includes the following:
- a CDS encoding ATP-dependent DNA helicase RecQ produces the protein MANNQHAAVLPSASSLPPRTEQGAVSATRAQALEVLRELVGHPEADFHDGQFEAIEALVDAGRRALVVQRTGWGKSAVYFVASLLLRRRGAGPTLIVSPLLALMRDQVAAAARAGVRAVAINSANQLEWDTVREQLAADQVDVLLVSPERLTNPGFRENQLPELIRRTGLLVIDEAHCISDWGHDFRPDYRRIADLITQLPDAVPVLATTATANSRVVHDIEEQLGDGVLTIRGALGRESLRLGVLTLPDSRERLAWLLTHLADLPGSGIIYTLTVSAAEDTARLLAEAGHEVLAYTGRTDPADRERAEQLLKDNQVKALVATSALGMGFDKPDLGFVVHLGAPSSPVAYYQQVGRAGRGAANADVLLLPGSEDREIWQYFATASMPSEEKATAVLTALAEAGSAVSTVALEARVDLRRTPLELLLKVLSVDGAVERVGGGWRSTGTPWTYDAERYRRISEARVDEQDSMVIYQDTAGCRMEYITSVLDDETASACGRCDNCAGRWFPADIASAATEAAGQTLSRAGIVLEPRLQWPSGMDRLGVPVKGKIKPEENLADGRVLARLTDLGWGGALRELFAAGAPDRTVDPGMLQACVQVLREWGAGDSRVPGWSGAGRPAAIVSMPSRGRPALVDSLARGISEIGRIPYLGQLQLEHGGPTGGRGGNSAYRLAGVWDRLSVGQELGSALAGFGGQSVMLIDDLVDSRWTVTVAGRALRQAGAGAVLPLALAQAG, from the coding sequence ATGGCCAATAACCAGCACGCTGCAGTTCTTCCGTCCGCTTCCAGCCTTCCGCCCCGCACGGAACAGGGGGCAGTCTCGGCGACCCGGGCCCAGGCCCTGGAGGTGCTGCGGGAGCTGGTAGGCCACCCGGAAGCCGACTTCCACGACGGCCAGTTCGAGGCTATTGAGGCCCTGGTCGACGCCGGCCGCCGTGCCTTGGTGGTGCAGCGGACGGGCTGGGGGAAGTCGGCGGTCTACTTCGTGGCCTCGCTGCTGCTCAGGCGGCGCGGAGCGGGCCCCACACTCATCGTGTCACCGCTGCTGGCGCTGATGCGCGACCAGGTGGCGGCCGCCGCCCGCGCCGGTGTCCGGGCCGTCGCCATCAACTCCGCCAACCAGCTCGAGTGGGACACCGTGCGCGAACAGCTGGCCGCGGACCAGGTGGACGTACTCCTCGTTTCACCCGAACGGCTCACCAATCCCGGCTTCCGCGAAAACCAGCTGCCGGAGCTCATCCGCCGCACCGGGCTGCTGGTCATTGACGAGGCACACTGCATTTCCGACTGGGGCCACGACTTCCGGCCGGACTACCGCCGCATCGCGGACCTCATCACGCAGCTGCCGGACGCGGTTCCGGTGCTGGCCACGACGGCCACGGCCAACTCACGCGTGGTCCACGACATCGAGGAGCAACTCGGCGACGGCGTGCTGACCATCCGCGGCGCCCTGGGCCGGGAGTCCCTGCGCCTCGGTGTGCTCACGCTGCCGGATTCGCGTGAGCGGCTCGCCTGGCTGCTGACCCACCTGGCGGACCTGCCGGGCAGCGGGATCATCTACACGCTGACCGTGTCAGCGGCCGAGGACACGGCCCGGCTGCTCGCCGAGGCAGGCCATGAGGTGCTCGCCTACACGGGCCGCACCGACCCCGCGGACCGCGAACGGGCTGAGCAGCTCCTCAAGGACAACCAGGTGAAGGCGCTCGTCGCCACCTCCGCCCTGGGGATGGGCTTCGACAAGCCGGACCTCGGCTTCGTGGTGCACCTCGGCGCCCCCTCCTCACCGGTGGCCTACTACCAGCAGGTGGGCCGTGCCGGGCGTGGCGCCGCGAACGCCGACGTCCTGCTGCTTCCCGGCTCCGAGGACCGCGAGATCTGGCAGTACTTCGCCACCGCGTCCATGCCGTCGGAGGAGAAGGCCACCGCCGTGCTGACCGCCCTGGCGGAGGCCGGATCGGCAGTGTCCACCGTGGCGCTCGAAGCCCGGGTCGACCTTCGCCGGACGCCGCTGGAACTGCTGTTAAAGGTGCTGTCCGTGGACGGCGCCGTGGAACGCGTCGGCGGCGGCTGGCGGTCCACGGGTACGCCCTGGACCTACGACGCCGAACGGTACCGCCGCATTTCGGAAGCGCGCGTGGACGAGCAGGACTCCATGGTCATCTACCAGGACACCGCAGGGTGCCGGATGGAATACATCACCTCGGTGCTGGATGACGAGACCGCCTCCGCGTGCGGCCGATGTGACAACTGCGCCGGCCGGTGGTTCCCCGCGGACATCGCATCAGCGGCCACCGAGGCAGCCGGCCAGACACTGAGCCGGGCGGGCATCGTCCTGGAACCGCGGCTTCAGTGGCCCAGCGGAATGGACCGGCTTGGAGTGCCGGTGAAGGGGAAAATCAAACCCGAAGAGAACCTCGCCGACGGCCGCGTCCTTGCCAGGCTCACGGACCTGGGCTGGGGCGGGGCGCTGCGGGAGCTCTTTGCCGCGGGAGCCCCGGACCGCACCGTGGATCCCGGCATGCTGCAGGCCTGCGTCCAGGTGCTGCGCGAATGGGGTGCCGGCGACTCCAGGGTTCCGGGCTGGAGCGGGGCGGGGCGTCCGGCGGCCATTGTGAGCATGCCGTCGCGCGGCAGGCCCGCCCTCGTGGACTCGCTGGCCAGGGGCATCTCGGAGATCGGCCGCATCCCCTACCTCGGGCAGCTGCAGCTGGAGCACGGCGGCCCCACGGGCGGCCGCGGCGGCAACAGCGCCTACCGCCTGGCCGGCGTCTGGGACCGCCTCTCGGTAGGCCAGGAACTCGGTTCGGCCCTTGCCGGTTTCGGCGGCCAGAGCGTGATGCTCATCGATGACCTGGTGGACAGCCGCTGGACTGTCACCGTGGCCGGCCGTGCCCTCAGGCAGGCCGGCGCCGGGGCGGTTCTGCCGCTGGCACTGGCCCAGGCCGGCTGA
- a CDS encoding globin domain-containing protein — MLSDKSFPVIEATLPLVGSRIGEITPKFYARLFAAHPELLDGLFSRSNQRNGNQQQALAGSIAAFATHLVNNPGTLPETVLARIAHRHASLGITEPQYQVVYEHLFAAIAEDLAEVITPEIAEAWTEVYWLMADALIKLEKGLYAAQANGKMWTPWTVAAKTPAGTGSMTFTLEPADDTPVTAALPGQYVSVKITLPDGLRQVRQYSLSGDTGTSRSFTTKLDDGGEVSPVLHNKIAVGDVIEISNPYGEITLRDGDGPVVLASAGIGCTPTASILRSLAESGSDRQVLVLHAESTLDSWALRGQMTDDVDRLEGADLQLWLEEPQAGSKSGFMSLREVDLPANASLYLCGPLPFMKHIRNEAINAGIPATKIHYEVFGPDIWLAS, encoded by the coding sequence ATGCTCTCGGACAAATCCTTCCCCGTCATCGAGGCCACCCTGCCGCTGGTCGGTTCCCGGATCGGGGAGATCACGCCCAAGTTCTACGCCCGCCTCTTCGCCGCCCACCCCGAACTGCTGGACGGGCTTTTCAGCCGCTCCAACCAGCGCAACGGCAACCAGCAGCAGGCCCTGGCCGGAAGCATCGCCGCTTTCGCCACCCACCTGGTGAACAACCCCGGCACACTGCCGGAGACCGTACTGGCCCGCATCGCCCACCGCCATGCCTCCCTTGGCATCACCGAACCTCAGTACCAGGTGGTCTATGAGCACCTCTTCGCCGCCATTGCGGAAGACCTTGCCGAGGTCATCACCCCGGAAATCGCCGAAGCCTGGACCGAGGTCTACTGGCTCATGGCAGACGCCCTGATCAAGCTAGAGAAGGGCCTCTACGCAGCACAGGCCAACGGCAAAATGTGGACCCCCTGGACAGTCGCCGCCAAGACCCCGGCCGGCACCGGCTCCATGACCTTCACCCTGGAACCGGCCGACGACACCCCCGTCACCGCGGCCCTCCCCGGCCAGTACGTCAGCGTCAAGATCACCCTTCCGGACGGACTCCGCCAGGTCCGCCAGTACTCCCTCTCCGGCGACACCGGCACCAGCCGCAGCTTCACCACCAAGCTCGACGACGGCGGCGAGGTCTCCCCCGTCCTGCACAACAAAATAGCCGTGGGCGATGTCATCGAAATCTCCAACCCCTACGGCGAAATCACGCTCCGGGACGGCGACGGCCCCGTGGTCCTGGCCTCGGCCGGCATCGGCTGCACGCCCACGGCGTCCATCCTGCGCTCCCTGGCCGAGTCCGGCTCGGACCGCCAGGTCCTGGTGCTGCACGCCGAAAGCACGCTGGACAGCTGGGCCCTGCGCGGCCAGATGACGGACGACGTCGACCGCCTCGAAGGTGCCGACCTCCAGCTCTGGCTCGAGGAGCCGCAGGCCGGTTCCAAGTCCGGCTTCATGTCCCTGCGCGAAGTGGACCTGCCCGCCAATGCGTCGCTGTACCTCTGCGGGCCGCTGCCGTTCATGAAGCACATCCGCAACGAGGCCATCAATGCGGGCATCCCCGCCACCAAGATCCACTACGAGGTCTTCGGCCCGGACATCTGGCTCGCTTCATAA
- a CDS encoding phosphoenolpyruvate carboxykinase (GTP): protein MGHLARLPLLEKAPTTHAGLLAWVEEVAGLTQPDRIHWVDGSEEENTRLTDELVAAGTLKRLNQELFPNSFAAFSDPADVARVEEQTFICSEKEHDAGFTNNWMAPAEMKEKLRGLFSGSMRGRTMYVIPFVMGHLDAEDPKFGVEITDSAYVVASMRIMARIGTDVLNRITETNAFFVPALHSLGAPLEAGQADVPWPCNPDKWIVHFPEERSIWSFGSGYGGNALLGKKCYALRIASVMAHDEGWLAEHMLILKLTSPEQKTYYVSAAFPSACGKTNLALLDPTIEGWKVETLGDDITWMRFGKEGELRAVNPEAGLFGVAPGTGWGTNPNAMRAIAKGNSIFTNVAITDDGGVWWEGMTEEVPAHLTDWQGNSWTSDSDKPAAHPNSRFCTPIDQIDMLAEEYHSPNGVELSAILFGGRRKTTIPLVTQARDWSNGIFMGSTLSSETTAAAAGAVGVVRRDPMAMLPFIGYDAGDYLNHWVNLSAKANPERLPKIFLVNWFRRTAEGGFAWPGFGDNARVLKWAIERLEGKADAVETPIGFVPTGESIDLTGLDMTPAQVEAAVRVDPEEWKTELASIEEWFANFGSSLPEALQAELDGLKARLA, encoded by the coding sequence ATGGGCCATCTGGCGCGACTGCCGCTGCTTGAGAAAGCACCCACCACACATGCCGGCCTCCTGGCGTGGGTTGAAGAGGTCGCTGGGCTGACCCAGCCGGACCGGATTCATTGGGTCGACGGCTCCGAGGAAGAAAACACCCGCCTGACCGACGAACTGGTCGCCGCGGGCACGCTGAAGCGGCTGAACCAGGAGCTCTTCCCGAACTCCTTCGCCGCGTTCTCAGACCCCGCTGACGTCGCCCGCGTTGAAGAGCAGACGTTCATCTGCTCCGAAAAGGAGCACGACGCCGGCTTCACCAACAACTGGATGGCTCCGGCCGAGATGAAGGAGAAGCTGCGCGGGCTGTTCTCCGGCTCCATGCGCGGCCGCACCATGTACGTCATCCCGTTCGTCATGGGCCACCTCGACGCCGAGGATCCCAAGTTCGGTGTCGAGATCACTGACAGCGCCTACGTTGTGGCATCCATGCGCATCATGGCCCGCATCGGCACGGACGTCCTGAACCGGATCACTGAGACGAACGCGTTCTTTGTCCCGGCCCTGCACTCCCTGGGTGCCCCGCTGGAGGCCGGCCAGGCCGACGTTCCGTGGCCGTGCAACCCGGACAAGTGGATCGTTCACTTCCCCGAGGAACGGTCCATCTGGTCCTTCGGATCGGGCTACGGCGGAAACGCCCTGCTCGGCAAGAAGTGCTACGCCCTGCGCATCGCCTCCGTCATGGCGCACGATGAGGGCTGGCTGGCCGAGCACATGCTGATCCTCAAGCTCACCTCGCCGGAACAGAAGACCTACTACGTCTCCGCGGCGTTCCCGTCCGCCTGCGGCAAGACCAACCTGGCCCTGCTGGATCCCACCATCGAAGGCTGGAAGGTGGAGACCCTCGGGGACGACATCACCTGGATGCGCTTCGGCAAGGAAGGCGAACTCCGCGCCGTCAACCCTGAAGCGGGCCTGTTCGGCGTCGCTCCCGGCACCGGCTGGGGAACCAACCCGAACGCGATGCGCGCCATCGCCAAGGGCAACAGCATCTTCACCAACGTCGCAATAACCGACGACGGCGGCGTGTGGTGGGAGGGCATGACTGAGGAAGTGCCTGCTCACCTCACCGACTGGCAGGGCAACTCCTGGACCTCCGACTCCGACAAGCCGGCGGCCCACCCGAACTCCCGCTTCTGCACGCCGATCGACCAGATCGACATGCTGGCCGAGGAATACCACAGCCCCAATGGCGTAGAGCTGTCCGCGATCCTCTTCGGCGGCCGCCGCAAGACCACCATCCCGCTGGTCACCCAGGCGCGTGACTGGTCCAACGGCATCTTCATGGGCTCGACGCTTTCCTCGGAGACCACGGCCGCCGCCGCGGGCGCCGTTGGCGTCGTGCGCCGCGATCCGATGGCCATGCTCCCGTTCATCGGCTACGACGCAGGGGACTACCTGAACCACTGGGTTAACCTGTCCGCCAAGGCCAACCCGGAGCGTCTGCCCAAGATCTTCCTGGTGAACTGGTTCCGCCGCACGGCCGAGGGCGGCTTCGCCTGGCCGGGCTTCGGGGACAACGCACGCGTCCTCAAATGGGCCATCGAACGCCTCGAAGGCAAGGCCGACGCCGTGGAGACACCCATCGGCTTCGTGCCGACCGGCGAGTCCATCGACCTGACCGGCCTGGACATGACCCCCGCCCAGGTGGAAGCGGCAGTGCGCGTCGACCCCGAGGAGTGGAAGACCGAGCTCGCTTCGATCGAGGAATGGTTCGCCAACTTCGGCAGTTCGCTGCCCGAGGCGCTCCAGGCTGAGCTTGACGGGTTGAAGGCCCGCCTGGCCTAG
- a CDS encoding phosphomannomutase/phosphoglucomutase, with the protein MTSDQTRTFDLSASFKAYDVRGIVGDSITAEIVEAVGAAFVDVLGLEGQTVLVGGDMRPSSPEFSKAFANGAATRGADVQLLDLISTDELYYACGALNAAGATFTASHNPAEYNGIKMAKAGAVPISSETGLKEIQALAEQYLNTGSIPVAETRGQIGVQDVLKGYAEYLRQLVDLSGSRPLKVVVDAGNGMAGLTTPAVLGDTLLPKLPFDIIPLYFELDGSFPNHPANPLEPENLRDLQAAVVEHGADIGLAFDGDADRCFVIDENGDAVSPSAITGMVARREIARAKAQGEETPTIIHNLLTSRAVPELVAQDGGRAVRTRVGHSFIKAVMAKEGAVFGGEHSAHFYFRDFWNADTGMLAAMHVLAALGEQDGPLSELGREYEPYISSGEINSEIEDKAGAVERVRADFANDDVDVDHLDGSTFTATDGSYWFNLRPSNTEPFLRLNAEATDQATMERVRDRVLALVRR; encoded by the coding sequence GTGACTAGCGACCAGACCCGTACTTTTGACCTTTCGGCTTCGTTCAAGGCGTATGACGTCCGCGGCATCGTGGGCGACTCCATCACCGCTGAAATCGTCGAAGCGGTCGGGGCCGCCTTCGTCGACGTGCTGGGTCTGGAAGGCCAGACCGTCCTGGTCGGCGGCGACATGCGGCCCTCCTCCCCCGAGTTCAGCAAGGCCTTTGCCAACGGCGCGGCGACGCGCGGAGCCGACGTCCAGCTGCTGGACCTGATCTCCACGGACGAGCTGTACTACGCGTGCGGCGCCCTGAACGCCGCCGGGGCCACGTTCACGGCAAGCCACAACCCCGCAGAATACAACGGCATCAAGATGGCCAAGGCCGGAGCCGTTCCCATCTCCTCGGAAACGGGGCTCAAGGAAATCCAGGCCCTCGCCGAGCAGTACCTGAACACGGGCAGCATCCCCGTCGCCGAAACCCGCGGGCAGATCGGCGTGCAGGACGTCCTGAAGGGCTACGCCGAATACTTGCGCCAGCTCGTGGACCTCTCGGGTTCCCGCCCCCTGAAGGTGGTGGTGGACGCCGGCAACGGCATGGCCGGACTCACCACGCCCGCGGTGCTCGGCGACACCCTGCTGCCGAAGCTCCCCTTTGACATCATTCCCCTGTACTTCGAGCTGGACGGTTCCTTCCCGAACCACCCGGCCAACCCCCTGGAGCCGGAGAACCTGCGCGACCTCCAGGCCGCCGTCGTCGAACACGGTGCAGACATCGGGCTCGCCTTCGACGGCGACGCCGACCGCTGCTTCGTCATCGATGAAAACGGTGACGCCGTGTCGCCGTCGGCCATCACCGGCATGGTGGCCCGCCGCGAGATCGCACGGGCCAAGGCCCAGGGCGAAGAGACGCCCACCATCATCCACAACCTGCTGACGTCCCGGGCCGTGCCCGAACTCGTCGCGCAGGACGGCGGCCGCGCCGTCCGCACCCGCGTGGGCCACTCCTTCATCAAGGCCGTCATGGCCAAGGAAGGCGCCGTCTTCGGCGGCGAGCACTCTGCCCACTTCTACTTCCGGGACTTCTGGAACGCGGACACCGGAATGCTCGCGGCCATGCACGTGCTGGCCGCCCTGGGCGAACAGGACGGCCCGCTCTCGGAGCTCGGCCGCGAGTACGAGCCCTACATCTCCTCCGGCGAAATCAACTCCGAGATCGAGGACAAGGCCGGCGCCGTGGAGCGGGTCCGCGCCGATTTTGCGAACGACGACGTTGACGTCGACCACCTGGACGGCAGCACCTTCACGGCCACGGACGGAAGCTACTGGTTCAACCTGCGCCCCTCCAACACGGAGCCGTTCCTGCGCCTGAATGCTGAAGCCACGGACCAGGCCACCATGGAACGCGTGCGCGACCGCGTGCTGGCCCTGGTCCGCCGGTAG
- a CDS encoding Rrf2 family transcriptional regulator: protein MKINAFADVSLRALMVLAAAPDGDLLTTQSVADAVGTPYNHVSKAMAKLRLLGLIDVERGRNGGSRLNAAGRVITVGKVLRQLDTRTDAAECVSPSGDCPLIKECRLRGALARAREAFYRELDEVVVAELPGSGQMAPVFQAIRQRPGL from the coding sequence ATGAAAATCAACGCCTTCGCGGACGTCAGCCTGCGCGCCCTCATGGTGCTGGCTGCCGCGCCGGACGGTGATCTGCTCACCACGCAGAGCGTGGCGGACGCCGTCGGCACACCCTACAACCACGTCAGCAAGGCCATGGCCAAGCTGCGCCTGCTGGGCCTGATCGACGTCGAGCGCGGACGCAACGGCGGGTCAAGGCTCAACGCGGCCGGCCGGGTCATTACCGTCGGCAAGGTCCTGCGGCAGCTCGACACCCGGACGGACGCCGCGGAGTGCGTCTCCCCGAGCGGCGATTGCCCGCTGATCAAGGAGTGCCGGCTTCGGGGTGCGCTTGCCCGGGCCCGGGAAGCCTTCTACCGCGAACTGGATGAGGTGGTGGTGGCCGAGCTGCCCGGTTCCGGCCAGATGGCGCCCGTATTCCAGGCGATCCGCCAGCGCCCCGGACTCTAA